One region of gamma proteobacterium HIMB55 genomic DNA includes:
- a CDS encoding FKBP-type peptidyl-prolyl cis-trans isomerase (PFAM: FKBP-type peptidyl-prolyl cis-trans isomerase; Domain amino terminal to FKBP-type peptidyl-prolyl isomerase), which translates to MFKASNFSGVKFRSAALAALIGLGLVACDQTTESTDMSLESQDQRISYGIALNMGRRMKAEGVPLDADAFAEGIRDAISGAEAKMTDEEINAEMMAMQEKMQAEQEAEMQASASANLEVGQAYLAENASAEGVQVTASGLQYRVVTAGTGAKPTSADSVEVHYEGRLINGTVFDSSYSRGQPVTFGVTQVIPGWTEALQLMSEGAEYELTIPSELAYGAGGAGGAIGPNEVLIFKVELLSVVGAGS; encoded by the coding sequence ATGTTTAAAGCGAGTAATTTCTCGGGAGTTAAATTTCGGTCCGCAGCGCTAGCTGCTCTGATTGGCTTGGGCTTGGTCGCTTGTGATCAAACCACGGAGTCGACTGACATGAGTTTAGAGAGTCAAGATCAGCGCATTAGCTACGGCATTGCTTTGAACATGGGACGTAGAATGAAGGCTGAGGGCGTACCGCTTGATGCTGACGCGTTCGCAGAGGGCATCCGAGATGCTATCTCTGGCGCTGAAGCGAAGATGACGGATGAAGAAATCAACGCTGAAATGATGGCCATGCAAGAAAAGATGCAGGCTGAGCAAGAGGCGGAAATGCAGGCCTCTGCGTCGGCAAACCTTGAAGTAGGCCAGGCTTATCTTGCAGAGAACGCGAGCGCCGAAGGTGTGCAAGTTACTGCCAGTGGCCTTCAGTATCGAGTCGTTACGGCGGGCACCGGTGCCAAGCCAACGTCAGCTGATTCGGTTGAGGTGCACTATGAGGGTCGCTTAATTAACGGGACTGTCTTTGACAGCAGTTACAGCCGCGGTCAGCCCGTAACCTTTGGCGTTACTCAAGTAATTCCTGGCTGGACGGAAGCACTGCAACTAATGAGTGAGGGGGCTGAATATGAGCTAACTATCCCCTCCGAGCTCGCCTACGGTGCAGGCGGTGCGGGTGGCGCAATCGGCCCTAACGAAGTACTGATCTTCAAAGTTGAGTTGCTATCGGTTGTCGGTGCTGGCAGCTAA